The following are encoded in a window of Armatimonadota bacterium genomic DNA:
- a CDS encoding endo-1,3-alpha-glucanase family glycosylhydrolase → MRNLFVILAMILYLALTPSHAQVSATTKAKPRRPIVVANYYTWYTTPWGAGGQWGHWACNKPSEILPRASDPNILLFPPAIREICSAVYPLVGPYDSMNKDIVRWHIRLAKAAGIDAFMVDWWGPATWQKPSGWTHDVFVKTILPIAEEENFKVFLFDETPQFVDDFETIKKWTAQYLKQFKNSPAWFHIDNKPVWAVYQLWEGKLTAAQGKELIEHVEKEVGPVYWIVDKMRGRMGENGFELFTPNDWLAIPQIDCIMGYAMFSTWRMHEYKEIAPVYKKYAETIHNAGKKVMLPVHPGHDNRKIAEKSYVMPRRNGQTLKDFWRAALEAGADFIEITSWNEWPESTVVEPALTWADPYLYLKIISAFQGKKFKAPPLPPFESLDPAMQEYLQAKDIRNQ, encoded by the coding sequence ATGAGGAATCTATTCGTGATACTAGCAATGATTCTTTACTTAGCCCTTACTCCGAGCCATGCGCAAGTTTCTGCGACCACCAAAGCGAAGCCTAGGCGACCAATAGTTGTAGCGAACTACTACACCTGGTACACAACCCCATGGGGCGCAGGTGGCCAATGGGGTCATTGGGCATGCAACAAGCCAAGTGAGATACTCCCCAGAGCTAGCGATCCGAATATACTTTTATTTCCGCCGGCAATCCGTGAGATATGCTCTGCTGTTTACCCGCTTGTCGGTCCTTATGATAGCATGAACAAGGATATCGTTCGCTGGCACATTCGTCTTGCCAAAGCCGCAGGAATCGACGCATTCATGGTGGATTGGTGGGGACCAGCAACCTGGCAAAAACCATCCGGATGGACACATGACGTTTTCGTTAAAACAATTTTACCGATTGCAGAGGAAGAAAATTTCAAGGTTTTCCTTTTTGATGAAACGCCTCAATTCGTCGATGATTTTGAAACTATCAAAAAGTGGACAGCACAATATCTCAAACAATTCAAAAACAGCCCTGCCTGGTTTCATATTGACAACAAGCCAGTTTGGGCAGTTTATCAGCTTTGGGAAGGGAAGCTCACTGCAGCGCAAGGAAAAGAACTAATAGAGCACGTGGAGAAAGAAGTTGGCCCAGTTTACTGGATAGTGGACAAAATGCGCGGTCGCATGGGAGAGAATGGCTTCGAACTTTTTACACCAAACGACTGGCTGGCAATTCCACAAATCGACTGCATCATGGGATATGCAATGTTCTCAACCTGGCGCATGCACGAATATAAAGAAATTGCACCAGTTTACAAGAAATATGCTGAAACGATTCATAATGCCGGCAAAAAAGTCATGCTTCCAGTTCATCCAGGCCATGATAACCGAAAAATAGCTGAAAAATCCTACGTAATGCCAAGGAGAAATGGACAGACGCTCAAAGATTTCTGGAGAGCAGCTTTGGAGGCAGGCGCTGACTTTATAGAGATTACGTCATGGAATGAATGGCCTGAGTCCACGGTTGTGGAGCCAGCGCTCACATGGGCAGACCCGTACTTATATCTAAAAATTATCTCCGCTTTTCAAGGTAAGAAGTTCAAAGCTCCACCTCTGCCGCCGTTTGAATCGCTTGACCCAGCAATGCAAGAATACCTACAGGCAAAAGACATCCGTAACCAGTAA
- a CDS encoding DEAD/DEAH box helicase: MDLAAFLDNFRKSHSYQGQIVHIHRVPKREAVYCELSNPLPDELASALRKIGISKLYSHQVNAIENVRNGKSIVVVTGTASGKTLCYNIPVLETLLNEPTAKAFYIFPTKALAQDQLRGLRRWAELEPTLAQIMKTGTYDGDTPPTTRRKLRDEASIILTNPDMLHQGILPYHTRWNRFFADLRYIIIDEIHAYRGVFGSNVANVIRRLNRVCDFYGSKPQFICCSATIANPTELAQKLTGVSMKLIDNDGSPRGEKLFVFWNPPVIDVGAMERRSSNIEAQLLMTELIKSGIQTITFGRARIVAELMYRYVRDSLKRKKPELADKVRPYRGGYLPEERRKIEQQLFSGELLGVTSTNALELGIDIGSLDASIIVGFPGTIASTWQQAGRAGRGSEESLAVFIAYNDPIDQYLVKHPDYFFGQSPESAIIDPQNPYILANHLRCAAFELPLKQNDSLYFGTQMHAIAEAIEEEGNLKKIDGAWYYASTEFPAKDVNLRTISENTFTIVELPTAIQSKRLDDVEFTTSGIYPSSSQTPEQPRVIGEVDSISAPEILYPEAVYMHEGETYLVDELDLQGKVAYVRRAEVDYYTQAILDSSIRINNTTSESLDSFPLKKEWSKCLVYYGPAIVTWATTGFKKIKFYSLDSIGYGKVNLPPQHLETMALWIIPPKDLLDEIQTRGLKPVEGLVGIRNLAVHVLPLFAMCDKQDIGGIVDSSNTGLPTIFIYDRYPGGLGFAEKGYKTIEDLMYSCLEVINGCECEEGCPSCVGIPILRPPIHTDPDIFGASPIPNKEAAKVILENLCNS; this comes from the coding sequence ATGGATTTGGCTGCATTTCTTGATAACTTTCGCAAATCCCACAGCTATCAAGGCCAGATAGTACATATTCACCGCGTTCCAAAACGAGAAGCTGTCTACTGTGAGCTTTCCAATCCTCTGCCTGATGAACTTGCCTCCGCATTGAGGAAAATAGGAATCTCAAAGCTTTACTCTCACCAAGTCAATGCGATTGAGAATGTCCGTAATGGAAAAAGCATAGTTGTCGTAACAGGCACTGCAAGTGGAAAGACACTTTGTTATAACATTCCGGTGCTCGAGACATTACTTAACGAGCCTACCGCAAAGGCGTTTTATATTTTTCCTACCAAAGCTCTCGCCCAAGACCAGCTTCGTGGACTAAGAAGATGGGCAGAGCTCGAACCGACTCTTGCTCAAATTATGAAGACTGGCACTTATGATGGTGATACGCCGCCGACAACTCGTCGAAAACTTCGAGACGAGGCAAGCATCATCCTCACTAACCCCGATATGCTTCACCAAGGAATCCTTCCATATCACACAAGATGGAACCGTTTCTTTGCCGACTTACGCTACATAATCATCGACGAAATTCACGCATATCGCGGTGTATTTGGTTCGAATGTCGCCAACGTTATCAGGCGGCTAAATCGAGTTTGCGATTTTTACGGCTCAAAACCCCAATTTATATGCTGTTCGGCGACAATCGCCAATCCGACAGAACTTGCGCAGAAACTAACGGGCGTCTCAATGAAGCTTATTGACAATGATGGCTCGCCACGGGGAGAAAAGCTATTTGTATTTTGGAACCCACCAGTAATTGACGTGGGGGCAATGGAACGACGAAGTTCCAACATTGAAGCACAACTTTTAATGACAGAGCTTATTAAAAGCGGCATTCAAACAATTACATTTGGCAGAGCACGCATTGTCGCCGAATTAATGTACAGATATGTGCGAGATTCTTTGAAGCGAAAAAAGCCCGAACTCGCAGACAAGGTTAGGCCATACCGAGGCGGTTACCTGCCTGAAGAACGCCGCAAGATTGAGCAGCAATTATTTTCCGGCGAACTATTGGGGGTAACGAGCACAAATGCTCTGGAGCTTGGCATAGATATCGGTAGCCTAGATGCTTCAATAATTGTCGGCTTTCCAGGAACGATTGCCAGCACATGGCAACAAGCAGGACGAGCAGGTCGCGGTTCAGAAGAATCGCTTGCTGTATTTATAGCTTACAACGACCCAATAGACCAATACCTTGTAAAACACCCAGATTACTTCTTTGGTCAATCGCCCGAAAGTGCCATAATTGACCCGCAAAATCCTTATATTCTTGCCAATCATCTGCGATGTGCCGCTTTCGAACTACCGCTCAAGCAAAATGATTCGCTCTATTTTGGCACCCAAATGCATGCGATTGCTGAAGCCATCGAAGAAGAAGGAAATCTAAAGAAGATTGATGGTGCTTGGTATTACGCCAGTACCGAATTTCCTGCAAAAGATGTAAATCTCCGCACAATATCTGAAAACACCTTCACCATTGTAGAGCTACCCACTGCAATTCAAAGTAAGAGATTGGACGATGTAGAGTTCACAACATCCGGCATATATCCTAGTTCATCCCAAACCCCCGAACAGCCTCGCGTTATTGGCGAAGTAGACTCGATTAGCGCTCCAGAAATCCTTTACCCTGAAGCAGTATATATGCATGAAGGCGAAACGTACTTGGTGGATGAGCTAGATTTGCAGGGCAAGGTCGCCTATGTGCGCCGCGCTGAAGTTGACTACTATACTCAAGCTATTCTCGATTCCAGCATTAGAATAAATAATACGACAAGTGAATCACTTGATTCCTTTCCTCTTAAAAAGGAATGGTCCAAATGCCTGGTATATTATGGCCCAGCAATTGTTACTTGGGCAACGACCGGCTTCAAGAAGATTAAGTTCTACAGTCTTGACAGCATTGGATACGGTAAAGTAAACCTGCCTCCCCAGCACTTGGAGACAATGGCACTTTGGATAATACCGCCTAAAGATTTGCTTGATGAAATTCAAACCAGGGGACTTAAACCAGTTGAGGGCCTTGTTGGAATACGAAATCTTGCTGTGCATGTCCTACCTCTTTTTGCCATGTGTGACAAGCAAGACATCGGTGGTATAGTGGACAGTTCGAATACCGGATTACCGACAATTTTCATCTACGACCGATATCCTGGAGGGCTTGGATTCGCCGAGAAAGGATACAAAACAATAGAAGATTTAATGTATTCCTGCCTGGAAGTAATTAATGGGTGCGAATGTGAGGAAGGTTGTCCTTCGTGCGTTGGCATTCCAATTCTCCGCCCACCAATTCATACTGACCCAGATATATTTGGCGCCTCGCCAATTCCTAATAAAGAAGCTGCGAAGGTGATTTTAGAGAACCTGTGCAATTCTTGA
- a CDS encoding DNA polymerase domain-containing protein: MVDTQTILFGSDSTEGIVAVEAGETEVELYIRRHGVVEKYTEPFSPWLIVCNKEDIPNGGEVVELSGEGYRFLVKFPSWEQFNNARNLLRMQGVDHLAYPSAEKQFLVLSGKTLFKGMTFNDVHRMQVDIETAGLSSEPEASRILIVAVSDNRGFEEIIEGEEPEILRELVRLIYEIDPDVIEGHNIFGFDLPFISARCRRYGISLAIGRDGTELTFGPERNCSIGGHTRPFTPAFIKGRHIIDTMFSVQRYDISRGILERHGLKDCAITLGLSEPNRVYLPGDGIADLWTTDPETVKLYARHDVRETQRLAALVCPPEFYLTQMTPDTYQSVATTGTGEKINSILIREYLRCGCAIPKPKPPKDIPGGYTELRRAGLIRNVVKCDVESLYPSIMLSQGIKPASDVLDVFLPALAELTKRRIEAKSKAKSSSESERAYWDGLQASFKVLINSFYGYLGAPFNFNDYDAAEKITTSGQAIVKQIAESIEKAGGSVIEIDTDGVYFQVPPSITNEDMEKELVEEIGRSLPPGINLVHDGRYAAMLSLKVKNYILVDYEGKKIFRGASVRSRADELFGREFISKAVDLLLRDDKRGVSLIYKELIHRIENGLLSVEQFARRERVTEKTFNSAQRKRMAAVAQGIQIGDYVTVYERNDGSLGLIEEYQGDEDRQRLLEKLYKFACRLREAFGDDFDLLFPKPSIRSRIKKAEAAGQGVLDLF, encoded by the coding sequence ATGGTAGATACGCAAACAATTTTGTTTGGCTCTGATTCTACAGAAGGCATTGTTGCAGTCGAAGCAGGCGAAACAGAAGTTGAGCTTTATATTCGGCGGCATGGCGTTGTCGAAAAGTATACCGAACCATTTTCACCATGGCTTATTGTGTGCAACAAAGAGGATATTCCCAATGGGGGTGAAGTTGTAGAGTTATCGGGAGAGGGATACAGATTCCTCGTAAAATTTCCAAGCTGGGAGCAGTTCAATAATGCACGTAACTTGCTTCGCATGCAGGGTGTGGACCATCTTGCATATCCTTCAGCAGAGAAACAGTTCCTTGTTTTAAGCGGCAAAACGCTGTTCAAGGGTATGACTTTCAATGATGTCCATCGAATGCAGGTGGATATAGAGACTGCCGGTCTTTCTTCCGAGCCTGAAGCGAGTAGGATTCTCATTGTCGCTGTATCCGACAACCGTGGTTTTGAGGAAATCATAGAGGGTGAAGAACCCGAAATCTTGAGGGAACTTGTTCGGCTGATTTATGAAATTGATCCAGATGTAATAGAGGGGCATAATATTTTTGGTTTTGATCTCCCATTTATATCGGCGAGGTGCAGGAGGTACGGTATATCACTTGCAATTGGCAGAGATGGGACAGAATTGACATTTGGCCCCGAGAGAAATTGTAGCATTGGTGGACATACTCGTCCTTTCACCCCGGCGTTTATCAAGGGGCGCCACATCATAGATACAATGTTCTCTGTACAGCGGTATGACATCTCGCGAGGTATCCTCGAGCGCCATGGGCTGAAAGATTGTGCCATCACATTGGGTCTTTCTGAGCCAAATAGGGTCTATCTCCCTGGCGATGGTATTGCTGATTTATGGACCACCGACCCAGAAACAGTAAAGCTTTATGCACGTCATGACGTGCGCGAAACTCAAAGATTGGCAGCACTTGTTTGTCCGCCTGAATTTTACCTAACACAAATGACTCCAGATACTTACCAGTCAGTTGCCACTACTGGTACGGGGGAGAAGATAAACTCGATTTTGATTAGGGAGTACCTCCGCTGTGGGTGCGCAATTCCTAAACCCAAGCCGCCTAAGGATATTCCCGGTGGGTATACCGAGCTTCGGAGAGCAGGGCTTATTCGCAATGTTGTTAAATGTGACGTCGAGAGTCTTTATCCTAGCATAATGCTGAGTCAAGGAATCAAACCAGCGTCCGATGTGCTTGACGTATTCCTTCCGGCGCTTGCAGAGCTTACCAAACGTCGCATTGAAGCAAAGTCGAAGGCAAAATCATCCTCAGAAAGTGAGAGAGCATATTGGGATGGTTTGCAAGCTTCATTCAAGGTACTGATAAATTCATTTTATGGCTACCTAGGGGCACCTTTTAATTTCAATGACTATGATGCTGCAGAAAAAATCACCACATCCGGCCAGGCGATTGTAAAGCAAATAGCTGAGTCAATTGAGAAAGCAGGAGGAAGCGTCATTGAAATAGACACCGATGGCGTTTATTTCCAGGTGCCTCCATCAATTACCAACGAGGATATGGAGAAGGAGCTTGTTGAAGAAATAGGACGCAGTCTTCCGCCAGGTATTAATCTTGTACATGACGGCCGCTATGCGGCAATGTTATCTCTTAAGGTGAAAAATTACATCCTAGTGGACTACGAAGGAAAGAAAATTTTTCGAGGGGCGTCAGTTCGTTCTAGAGCTGACGAATTGTTTGGGCGGGAGTTTATTTCTAAAGCCGTAGATCTCCTTTTGCGCGATGACAAGCGTGGGGTGAGCCTTATCTATAAAGAATTAATTCATAGAATAGAGAATGGCTTGCTTTCGGTAGAGCAATTTGCACGACGAGAGCGCGTGACTGAGAAGACTTTCAATAGTGCGCAGAGGAAGCGAATGGCCGCTGTTGCGCAGGGAATTCAAATTGGCGATTATGTAACAGTATATGAAAGGAACGATGGCTCCCTTGGCCTTATTGAAGAGTATCAGGGGGATGAGGATCGCCAACGCCTTCTTGAAAAACTTTACAAATTTGCTTGCCGCCTTCGTGAAGCGTTCGGGGATGATTTCGACTTGTTGTTTCCCAAGCCTAGTATAAGAAGCCGGATAAAGAAAGCAGAAGCGGCAGGGCAGGGAGTATTGGACCTATTTTAG
- a CDS encoding FAD-binding oxidoreductase, producing MSILQWDKQYEDFLHDESRLIGVADSISFPKTEAEVIEIVRAIFSQKGFITIQGARTGIVAGAVPQGGHILNLSRMNEIGSVKRTKDGGTLTVQPGAILEEIRKVVEKESLFFPPDPTETTCSIGGMVSCNASGALTFHYGPTRKWVEAIRVVMSDGDTIWLRRGECKAQGRLFSLTTESGRVIKGQLPSYSLPNVKSAAGYYVNDNMDMLDLFIGMEGTLGVITEIELRLIPKPKAINGLTIFLPNEESAIKLVNVLRNSSIRPVAIEFFDANSLNLLRSIKSESSAFEKIPALKPHYHSAIYLEFHADNQDIIDEAVMQAMEAIIELGGTDEDTWYATNERELEHLKAFRHATPEAVNLLIDKRKKECPELTKLGTDMSVPDERLEEAIAMYQAGVLEHELESVMFGHIGNNHIHVNILPHNKEDYERGKLLYLSWAKQVVKWGGSVSAEHGIGKLKVPFLELMYGAKGIAEMRSLKAVFDPNCVFNPGNLFKQA from the coding sequence TTGAGTATTCTCCAATGGGATAAGCAATATGAAGATTTCCTCCACGACGAATCCAGACTTATAGGAGTCGCCGATTCAATTTCATTTCCCAAAACTGAGGCCGAGGTCATTGAAATTGTTCGTGCAATTTTCTCGCAAAAAGGGTTCATCACAATACAAGGTGCTCGTACGGGCATAGTTGCAGGAGCTGTGCCTCAAGGCGGCCACATCTTGAATCTAAGCCGCATGAATGAAATCGGCTCAGTCAAACGCACTAAGGATGGTGGAACTCTAACTGTTCAGCCTGGCGCAATCCTCGAAGAAATCCGAAAGGTAGTCGAAAAAGAAAGCCTCTTCTTCCCACCTGACCCCACCGAGACAACATGTTCAATTGGTGGGATGGTTTCATGCAATGCATCCGGAGCCCTCACTTTTCATTATGGACCAACCCGCAAATGGGTCGAGGCAATTCGAGTGGTCATGAGCGACGGCGACACAATTTGGCTGCGTAGAGGAGAATGCAAAGCTCAGGGGCGCTTGTTTTCACTAACAACAGAGAGCGGTCGAGTAATCAAAGGACAACTACCCTCATACTCTCTGCCTAATGTAAAGTCAGCAGCAGGCTACTATGTTAATGATAATATGGATATGCTTGACCTTTTTATTGGAATGGAAGGCACTTTGGGTGTAATCACTGAAATTGAACTGAGATTGATTCCCAAACCCAAAGCTATTAATGGCCTCACAATCTTTTTGCCGAATGAAGAGTCTGCCATAAAATTAGTCAATGTACTTAGGAATAGCTCAATACGTCCAGTAGCCATCGAGTTTTTTGATGCTAATTCGCTAAATCTATTGAGAAGCATAAAATCTGAATCATCTGCTTTTGAGAAAATCCCTGCTCTCAAACCACACTATCATTCAGCGATATATCTCGAATTTCACGCAGACAACCAGGATATTATTGACGAAGCCGTAATGCAGGCAATGGAGGCAATCATCGAACTTGGCGGAACCGATGAGGATACTTGGTATGCAACAAACGAACGTGAACTAGAACACCTTAAGGCATTTCGTCACGCCACGCCCGAGGCAGTGAATCTCCTTATAGATAAAAGAAAGAAAGAATGCCCAGAGCTGACCAAGCTTGGCACTGACATGTCAGTTCCTGATGAACGCCTTGAAGAAGCAATAGCGATGTATCAAGCTGGAGTTTTAGAGCATGAGCTTGAATCAGTAATGTTCGGGCACATCGGCAATAACCACATTCACGTGAACATTCTTCCACATAATAAGGAAGATTACGAAAGAGGCAAATTACTTTATCTCTCCTGGGCAAAGCAAGTGGTCAAATGGGGTGGTTCAGTCTCCGCTGAGCATGGGATTGGCAAACTCAAGGTGCCTTTTCTTGAGCTTATGTACGGAGCCAAAGGAATTGCCGAAATGCGCAGCCTCAAAGCTGTTTTCGATCCTAATTGCGTGTTCAATCCTGGAAACTTATTTAAACAGGCTTGA
- a CDS encoding M14 family zinc carboxypeptidase, with protein sequence MGKNRKEIANTIYCTDSPTYSSVEGRPIEVLIFGAGPNTILLMAGVHGDEKSGVRLVRQIIRKIKKRDPCSLTNRIVVMPLVNPDGYKVGTRRNARGIDINRNFPTSDFSGGEGAPGGTKPASEPETKAIIDVVSRFKPSLIITLHSSLNCINYNGDSAIEIANQMSEICGLEVKGDIGYPCPGSMGTYYGWERELPVITLELPPDGSDLKPIEQAILNVLEL encoded by the coding sequence ATGGGGAAAAACAGGAAAGAAATCGCGAATACTATCTATTGCACCGATTCACCAACTTACAGCTCAGTCGAAGGTCGCCCAATAGAAGTACTTATTTTCGGCGCTGGTCCAAATACCATTCTGCTAATGGCAGGGGTACACGGTGACGAGAAGTCCGGCGTCCGATTGGTTAGACAAATAATCAGAAAAATCAAGAAACGTGACCCATGTTCTCTGACCAATCGCATCGTCGTAATGCCGCTAGTTAATCCCGATGGCTATAAAGTAGGGACCCGCAGAAATGCAAGAGGAATAGACATCAACCGCAACTTTCCTACTAGCGACTTTAGCGGCGGAGAAGGTGCCCCTGGTGGAACAAAACCTGCATCTGAACCCGAAACCAAGGCAATAATTGACGTTGTATCTCGCTTCAAGCCAAGCCTTATTATTACGCTCCACAGTTCACTTAATTGCATTAATTATAACGGCGACTCGGCAATTGAAATCGCTAACCAGATGTCGGAAATCTGCGGGCTTGAAGTTAAAGGTGACATTGGCTACCCATGCCCAGGGTCCATGGGAACTTACTATGGTTGGGAACGCGAACTGCCTGTAATTACCCTCGAACTTCCACCCGATGGCTCAGATTTAAAGCCAATCGAGCAAGCAATACTTAATGTGCTCGAACTATAG
- the rlmB gene encoding 23S rRNA (guanosine(2251)-2'-O)-methyltransferase RlmB, with protein MTKVQVEGRNAVLELLKQGGLVREILVDENARIDKRLGRIFELAEQQGVRVIKKPRRALDELSFTGEHMGIIASANAPQLPTRLIDVIEECDRKKVDPFLVLIPEIQHRQNLGAIIRTANAAGVHAIVLSRGTESVFSPEVTRISMAANFFTPVIRMSTYSAIKMLKTHGISIIGADASGKIPYFEVNMKGAVTLCLGSEGKGLSEEFMRRCDYVVNIPMVGMVSSLNVSVSFGILVYEKVRQERILGS; from the coding sequence ATGACAAAGGTCCAAGTTGAGGGACGGAATGCTGTACTTGAGCTTTTAAAGCAAGGAGGCCTTGTCAGGGAAATCCTGGTGGATGAAAATGCCCGTATTGATAAGAGGCTGGGGCGCATATTTGAACTTGCCGAACAACAAGGAGTTCGAGTAATAAAGAAACCTCGGCGTGCTCTTGATGAGCTGTCATTTACAGGTGAGCACATGGGCATAATTGCCTCTGCAAATGCTCCACAGCTTCCCACAAGGCTAATTGACGTCATAGAGGAATGCGATAGGAAAAAAGTAGACCCATTCCTTGTTTTAATACCGGAAATCCAGCATAGGCAAAATCTTGGTGCTATTATACGAACCGCAAATGCTGCTGGTGTCCATGCGATTGTGTTATCTAGGGGAACAGAATCTGTTTTTTCTCCGGAAGTTACTAGGATTTCTATGGCAGCAAACTTCTTTACTCCAGTTATAAGAATGAGCACATACTCTGCCATAAAGATGCTTAAGACCCATGGAATTTCAATTATTGGGGCCGATGCATCGGGGAAAATTCCATACTTTGAGGTTAATATGAAAGGGGCAGTTACATTATGCCTTGGAAGCGAAGGTAAGGGGTTGTCCGAAGAATTTATGAGACGGTGTGATTATGTTGTAAATATCCCTATGGTTGGAATGGTGTCTTCATTGAACGTCAGTGTTTCTTTTGGAATCCTAGTTTATGAAAAAGTGCGACAAGAGCGTATTTTGGGCTCTTAG
- a CDS encoding methylenetetrahydrofolate reductase has product MGELVSGSNLERLLREGHFVVCGEMSPPQGADKETILRKCEYFRNVVDAVNLTDNQTAIVRMSSVMSSVFALAGGCEPVMQITCRDRNRLAQQSDILGAYAAGVRNVLCLTGDHMKFGNHPDAKGVFDLDSVQLINAVAEMNAGRFMSGDEMKSPPRMFIGGAANPFAEPLEMRIIRLGKKIRAGVHFIQTQPVFDIPRFEKWMSAVRDEGYDKQVFILAGVMPVRSAKALLYMRDEVPGMRIADEYIKRMESASDPKEEGIAMCVEIMKYLMQVPGVRGIHIMPVMWESVTPRLVEEAGLLPRPKPNIETSSLN; this is encoded by the coding sequence ATGGGAGAACTTGTATCTGGCAGCAATCTTGAGCGTCTCCTTAGAGAAGGTCATTTTGTTGTATGTGGAGAAATGAGTCCTCCTCAGGGCGCAGATAAAGAAACTATCCTGAGGAAGTGCGAGTATTTTAGAAACGTTGTGGATGCCGTTAATCTTACGGATAATCAGACTGCCATTGTTCGGATGAGCTCGGTGATGTCTAGTGTATTTGCGCTTGCAGGTGGCTGTGAGCCTGTCATGCAAATAACATGTCGTGATAGAAATCGTCTTGCTCAGCAGTCTGATATACTGGGTGCTTATGCGGCAGGCGTTAGGAATGTATTGTGTCTTACGGGCGACCACATGAAATTCGGTAATCATCCTGATGCAAAAGGTGTGTTCGATTTAGATTCGGTTCAATTAATAAATGCGGTTGCTGAGATGAACGCTGGGCGGTTCATGTCTGGTGATGAAATGAAATCGCCGCCTAGAATGTTTATAGGCGGAGCGGCGAACCCATTTGCTGAGCCGCTTGAAATGCGCATCATAAGGTTAGGCAAGAAAATTCGAGCTGGTGTACACTTTATTCAAACCCAGCCGGTTTTCGATATACCTAGGTTCGAAAAATGGATGTCTGCTGTTAGGGATGAAGGTTATGACAAGCAAGTTTTTATTTTGGCTGGTGTGATGCCTGTTCGCTCGGCAAAAGCCCTGCTTTACATGAGGGATGAGGTACCCGGCATGCGAATAGCTGATGAATACATTAAACGTATGGAATCTGCAAGCGACCCCAAGGAAGAAGGCATTGCAATGTGCGTTGAAATTATGAAATACCTAATGCAAGTGCCTGGTGTTCGGGGCATTCACATCATGCCGGTAATGTGGGAATCAGTAACCCCAAGGCTTGTAGAAGAGGCAGGTTTGTTACCTCGACCAAAGCCAAATATTGAAACAAGTTCTTTAAATTGA
- a CDS encoding methylenetetrahydrofolate reductase C-terminal domain-containing protein, whose protein sequence is MSRLSEKIASFCEKHPVLQKSVWIAENLIKKPIFKCQDCGQCVLSYNAFTCCMRCPKQMRNGPCGGTRDDGHCEVYPERLCIWWLIYQRAKKLRRVDKLRKYHIPVDRRFEHTSAWLNMFAGKIEPLSLGSKLKPGEEYPPKRKALQKSEE, encoded by the coding sequence ATGAGCCGATTGTCCGAGAAAATAGCTAGCTTCTGTGAAAAGCACCCGGTGTTACAAAAAAGCGTTTGGATAGCTGAAAACCTCATAAAGAAACCTATATTCAAATGTCAGGACTGCGGTCAATGTGTTCTGAGCTATAATGCGTTTACCTGCTGTATGAGGTGTCCGAAACAAATGCGCAACGGACCTTGTGGAGGTACACGCGATGATGGACACTGCGAGGTATATCCAGAGCGCTTGTGCATCTGGTGGCTGATATATCAGCGCGCAAAGAAACTACGCAGGGTGGACAAGTTAAGAAAATACCATATTCCTGTTGACCGACGTTTCGAGCATACTAGTGCATGGTTGAATATGTTCGCAGGAAAAATTGAGCCCTTGAGCCTTGGTTCCAAGCTTAAGCCTGGTGAGGAATATCCTCCAAAGCGTAAAGCTTTGCAGAAATCAGAGGAATAA